A region of the Pseudomonas anguilliseptica genome:
GAGATTGGCCTGGCCTATGAGCCGCACCTGGTCAGCTTCGACACCAACGATCAGCTCAGCGAAGAATTCCTCTCGCTCAACCCGAACAACAAAATCCCGGCGATCCTCGACCCCAACGGCCCGGGCGGTAAACCGCTGGCGTTGTTCGAGTCCGGGGCGATACTGATCTACCTGGCAGAAAAGACCGGCCAGCTCTTGGCCGAAGACGCCGCCACGCGTTACGAAACCCTGCAGTGGCTGATGTGGCAGATGGGCGGCATCGGCCCGATGTTCGGCCAGCTGGGCTTCTTCCATAAATTCGCCGGCAAGGACTACCCGGACAAACGCCCGCGCGACCGTTACGTCGCCGAATCCCAGCGCCTGCTCGGCGTTATCGAACAACGCCTGCAAGGCCGCAGCTGGATCATGGGCGAGGACTACAGCATCGCCGATATCGCCGTGTTCCCCTGGGTGCGAAACCTGGTGGGTTTCTACGAAGCCGGTGAACTGGTGGAATTCGAGCGTTTCAGCAATGTGCAGCGGGTGCTGCAAGCCTTTGTCGCTCGCCCGGCGGTGATCAAGGGCTTGGCCACCCCGGCACGCGGCTAAAATAGACGCCAGCAACCTGTTCAACGCGTACACAACAGCGCCACGAGAACTGATATGAACAATGCTCTTCAACAGCCAGCGGTGACAGCATGATCGAGGTAACCGAGCTTTCCATTGCCGAACTGCGCGCCGCGCTCGAAGCCGGCCAGACCACGGCGGTCGAACTGGTACAGGCCTACCTCGCCCGCATCGATGCCTACGACGCTGCCAGCACGCCGACCCGACTCAATGCCGTGGTGGTGCGCAACCCCGACGCGCTCAAGGAAGCTCAGGCTGCCGATGAACGCCGCGCCCGTGGTGCAACACTTGGTCCGCTGGACGGCATTCCCTACACCGCCAAGGACAGCTACCTGGTCAAGGGCCTGACCGCCGCCTCCGGCAGCCCGGCCTTCAAGGACCTGGTCGCCTATCGCGATGCCTTTACCGTCGAGCGTCTGCGCGGCGCCGGAGCCATCTGCCTGGGTAAAACCAATATGCCGCCCATGGCCAACGGCGGCATGCAGCGCGGCGTCTATGGCCGCGCGGAAAGCCCGTACAACGCGGCCTACCTTACTGCGCCCTTCGCCTCGGGCTCATCCAACGGCGCCGGCACGGCCACTGCCGCCAGCTTTGCCGCTTTTGGCCTGGCCGAAGAAACCTGGTCCAGCGGTCGCGGCCCGGCCTCGAACAATGGCCTGTGCGCCTACACGCCGTCACGCGGGGTGATCTCGGTGCGCGGCAACTGGCCGCTGACACCGACCATGGACGTGGTCGTGCCCTATGCCCGGACCATGGCCGACCTACTCGAAATACTCGACATCGTGGTCGCCGACGACCCGGACAACCGTGGCGACCTCTGGCGCCTGCAGCCCTGGGTAGCGATCCCGAAAGCCTCCGATATACGTCCAGCCGCCTATGCCGACCTGGCCGCCAAGGCCGATGCCCTGGCCGGCAAACGCTTTGGCGTGCCGCGTATGTTTATCAACCAGGATGACGCCGCCGGCACCAGCGAAAACCCAGGCATCGACGGCCCGACCGGCCAGCGTATCCACACCCGCGCCTCGGTGATCGACCTGTGGGAAGCCGCACGCAAGGCGCTGGAAGCCGCTGGCGCCGAAGTCATCGAAGTCGACTTCCCGCTGGTGTCCAACTGCGAAGGCGACCGCCCAGGCGCGCCGACCGTTTACAACCGTGGCATCGTCACCCCAGAGTTTTTGCATGACGAGCTGTGGGAGCTGAGCGGCTGGGCCTTTGACGACTTCCTGCGCGCCAACGGCGATCCGAAGCTGAACACACTGGCCGACGTCGACGGCCCGCAGATTTTCCCCCACGACCCCGGCACCCTGCCCAATCGCGAAGGCGACCTGGCCGCCGGCATGGACGAATACGTCAATATGGCCAAGCGCGGCCTGAAGAACTGGGACCAGATCGAAACCCTGCCCGATGGCCTGCGTGGCCTGGAACACACCCGCAAGCTCGACCTGGAAGACTGGATGGACAACCTCGGCCTCGACGCCGTGCTGTTCCCCACCGTCGCCGACGTCGGCCCGGCGGATGCCGACGTCAATCCCGCGTCTGCGGATATCGCCTGGAGCAACGGCGTGTGGGTGGCCAACGGCAACCTGGCGATCCGTCATCTGGGCGTGCCCACCGTCACCGTGCCGATGGGCGTGATGGCCGATATCGGCATGCCCGCCGGTCTGACCTTCGCCGGCCGCGCCTATGACGACTCCGCCCTGCTGCGCTTTGCCGCCGCCTTCGAGTCCACCGGTTCGAAGCGCCTGGTGCCGCCGCGTACGCCGCCGCTGTCGCGCGGTTAACAGCACGACGGGATTGGCGCGCAAGGCGTCAATCCCGTTTTCGTTGTTTAGATAACAGCATGGCAATCGCTGCGCTCAACCCATCCTACCTAGCCAGCCCCCACAACAGCAGGAAATGGCCAGGCCCTGCCTGTCTGCCCGATAAATAAATCTGCCCCCATCTCTCCTGCCCGCAGCGCCGCCGGCTTACGCCAGCAGCTCAGTAATCCACTGCGTCTGTTGCGCGACCTTCTGCACCTTCTTCTCTGGCACCTCTTGCCGCGCCTGAGCGAAGTAGGCCAGGGTCTGCTGCTTCAGGCGCAGCAGGCGTTGCCACTTGGCCAGGAACGCCGGGCTGCGCGCCTGCATCTGCAGCGGGCCAAAGTACAACTCCTCGGCGCTATAGGTCACAGGTCCAGAACGTTCGGCCACGATAATTTCGTAGGCAAAGCGATTCTCCCGCAGCACTTCCTCACAGAGGATGCGGTAGCCACTTTCCATCAGCCATTGCCGCAGCGGCTGCTCGCCGCCGTTGGGCTGCAGAATCAAACGCTCCTGACCACTCAGGCGCGCCTTACCGCTGTCGAGGATGTCGCGAATCCGCTCGCCGCCCATCCCGCAGATGCTGATCGCCGTGATGGCATCGCCCGCCTCAATCGCCGCCAAACCATCGGCCAGACGCACACTGATGCGTTGGCCCAGGTCGCTTTCACGCACGCTACGTTCAGCCGCGTGGAACGGCGTCAACGCCACCTCCCCCGCCACTGCAGCCTCGATAGCACCACGGCGCATCAACGCCACCGGCAGATAGGCGTGATCCGAGCCAATATCAGCCAGGCGCGCCCCTGCCGGCACATGCGCCGCCACACGCTCCAGGCGCATAGACAATGTCTGCTCGTTCAACCCCAGCCCCTTCTCAGCCTTGACGTCCGGCCATTAAGCCGAATCGGGGCGCGATTCTGTCGAGCAATGCCGTATATGGCAAATCGCGGCGACCAGCGCTCAGTGCCCGATCCGAGCCATTGAAGCAGGGAAGCATAAATAACGAAACTTACGTTATGGGCTGTTCACGACCCGTAGCGGCCACTGGCGAATGGCAAATACCGGCCAGAAGCGGACGGTCAGGCCCGCAGTGTGTCGCGATAGCCGGTCGCAGCGGCCTTGGCACTGGCTTTAGCGGACACCACGACGCACTTGGCTTCATCCGGAAATACTTGCTAAGCCCATGTCACCGAGTGCGGCGAAGTTTGCGCATATAACGCCAGCTGGCCTTTATTGCTGACGCTGTACCAGTTCGCCGATAACTCGTTCGAGCGGAGTTGTTCCTACCCATTCGACCGCGCGGGGATCGCTCTTGATGTCGATATGCGAGCAATTGAGGCCACGGGTCATTTCGGTGAATCCAGCAAGGGCGGCCTTTGAGAAATGGGCATCCGCCAGCGCTTCTGGCCACTCAGTTTCCGGCAGAACTGCAACGTCGACAGGCTTCTCGAGCGTGGCTGAAACAATGGCAGCGACATCGTTCGGGGCATAGTCTTTGGGCCCCGCGAGAGTGACGGCGCAGGTCCCCGTCCTTTTTTCTTGCAGCAAAGCAGCTGCAGCACTACCGACATCCACAGTCGCCACCATCGGGAGAAGACGCTGCGGTGGTGCCAGAAACGTCGGCAGAGTGCCGCTGCGCATGGCCTGCCCGACCATCGGCATCCAGTTCTCCATGAAATAGGCCGCGCGCAGGAAGACGGTGGACACTCCGGCATCGGTCAAACGCTGCTCGAACATGCGGTTCATCCTGATCCACCCTGTTCCGCTTTCACGGTCGGCACCCACCGAGGAAAGGGCCACAAGTCTGGGCACGTCCGCCGCAATTGCGGCGCGCGCCGTGATCTCGGCAATCAACTCTGCTCTCTCGAACAGGTCTTCACGGCTGTAGTGTTGCGGGCTGACGACATAGGCGCCTTGGACCTGACTGAGTGCCTGGGTCATTGCGGCCAGATCAGTCAGGTCGGCCACGGCAACTTCTGCGCCACGTTCGGCCCAAGTCGCGCACCACGACGCGCACAGGCTGGCCGGAGCGCAAGAGAGCATCAGCGGTTGCGGCGCCGGTACGGCCGGACACGCCGAATACAGCATAAGGAAGGGGGGAATAAGCAGTCATACAACATCTCCTGTTTAGATGAACCAGGATGGTGGATGATTGCGCGACGTACATAAATGATATGGAAGTTATAGCTAACATGCGTCAAGTGGATTTATCTAGGGTCGACCTCAATCTGTTAAAGCTGTTCGAAGCACTCGTTCGGGAGCGAAGTGTTACGCAGGCGGGCCTCCGCCTGGGCTTGAGCCAACCGGCCGCCAGCCGCGCTCTGGGGCGATTGCGCACGATGCTGGGTGATCGCCTGGTGGTTCGCGGCAAGCTCGGGCTGGAACTGACGCCACGCGGCGAAATGCTGGCAGCTCCAGTGGCTAAACTGCTGGACGATGCCAGAGGCATCGTCTCGCCTGCCGTCTTCGACCCTGCCTCTGCAACGGGTCGAATCACGATTGCCGCGCACGACCATCTGAGCCTGACGGTCCTTGCTGGTTTAATCGCCCGTTTCGAGCGCCATGCGCCGGCGCTAAGTCTCCATATCGCGCAACCTGTTGGGGATAACGTGCGGCTTGTCGAACAGGGGGACGTAGATCTAGCACTGGGTATTTTCGAGACACTACCCGGCAGTCTCCATCGACGCCGCCTTTACGCTGATAGCTTGGTGTGCGTAGTGAGGTCCGATCACCCCTATGTAACAGACGGACTCAGCCTGGAGCGTTATGTGACCTTGCGCCACATCACCGTGACCATTTCCGGAGTGGGAGAGAGCGCGGTCGAAGTCGCGCTCTCGACGCTGGGGCTCACTCGCCAAGTCGCGCTGCGAGTTCCCCACTTTCTTGCTGGTGCGATGCTGGTGGCGGACAGCGACATGATTCTCACGTTGCCCAGCCGTTTGGCGCGCCTGCTTGCGAAAAGGCTCCCACTTGCGCTCCTAGATCTGCCGCTAAAGGTTGCGCCCCTGTCACCAGCCATGATCTGGAATGAACGCTTTCACGGCGACCCCGCCCATGTTTGGGTCAGGCAACAGCTTGTCGACGTCGTCGCATCGTTCAATACGGCCGGATAAATGCCGCCGCCCTCGATCTATAAAATGGTGATTCCCCAAATTATTATTAGTCTCGGATCCTTAATATTCTCAGCGGCTGTCTCAGGATGTCCGCTTCTGGCCGCGAGTTGCCCGTCGCAACAGGCTGGAGTCGGCCCAGGCTGTGTAAAAACGTTGGCATCGACCTTGCTGTGATTTGATGGATTCAAATCAGCGGGGGATGCCGATGAAGCGTTTTATCCAAGGAGAGCATCGAGGCCAAAGCGCGCTGCTTCCCGAGAGCCTGGATGACTACGTGGCGGACACCAACCCGGTGCGGGTGGTCGATGTTTTCGTCGATGAACTCGACCTTGTCCAGCTGGGTTTCGACGGTGTCGTCCCGGCGGAAACAGGTCGGCCCGCCTACCATCCTGCCGATCTCCTGAAGATCTATATCTACGGTTACCTCAACCGCATCCAGTCCAGTCGCCGTCTCGAACGCGAGGCTCAGCGCAACGTTGAGTTGATGTGGCTGACCGGACGGTTGATGCCGGACTTCAAGACCATCGCCAACTTTCGCAAGGATAACGGCAAGGCAATCCGCGGTGTCTGTCGGCAGTTCGTGGTGCTGTGCCAGCAGCTTGGCCTGTTCTCTGAAGCGCTTGTGGCCATCGATGGCAGCAAGTTCAAGGCGGTCAACAACCGCGACCGCAACTTCACCAGTGCCAAGCTTCAGCGGCGAATGGAGGAAATCGAGTCCAGCATCAACCGTTACCTGACTGCACTGGATACCGCTGATCGCCAGGAACCTGCCGTGGCGCAGGTCAAAGCAGAACGCCTCCACGAAAAGATCGCGACCTTGAAAACTAAGCTGAAGGAACTCAAGGAAATCGAAGTACAGCTCAACGAAACATCGGACAAACAGATCTCCCTGACCGATCCCGATGCCCGCTCAATGAAGACTCGTGGCACCGGCATGGTCGGCTACAACGTGCAGGCGGCGGTCGACGCGAAGCACCACCTGATCGTGACGCATGAGGTCACGAACGACGGAGTCGATCGAGACCAACTGAGCGCCATGGCCAAACAGGCGCGAGAGGCCATGGGTGTTGAGAAGCTATCGGCGGTCGCAGACAGAGGGTATTTCAAAGGCGAAGAAATCCTTGCGTGCCATGAGGCTGGCATCACCGTTTTCGTACCCAAGACGCTGACCTCGGGAGCGACAGCGGCTGGCCGCTTCGGCAAAGGTGATTTCATCTATGACGCAGCCAAGAACGAGTACCGATGCCCGGCAGGGGAAAACCTGATCTGGCGGTACTCAAGCGTCGAGAAAGGACTGAAGTTGCACCGCTACTGGAGTTCGCACTGCCAGGGTTGTGCGCTGAAAGAGCACTGTACGCCGAGTCCACAGCGCCGGGTGAGCCGCTGGGAGCATGAGGCTGTACTTGAGGCGATGCAGACCCGCCTGGATCAAGCGCCCGAGATGATGCGGATCCGTCGCCAAACGGTCGAGCACCCATTTCCTCACCAGAACGCTCGACCGGGTGAGCACAGAGATGAGC
Encoded here:
- a CDS encoding glutathione binding-like protein, whose amino-acid sequence is MSDLSVYPITQKWPAQHPERLQLYSLPTPNGVKASIMLEEIGLAYEPHLVSFDTNDQLSEEFLSLNPNNKIPAILDPNGPGGKPLALFESGAILIYLAEKTGQLLAEDAATRYETLQWLMWQMGGIGPMFGQLGFFHKFAGKDYPDKRPRDRYVAESQRLLGVIEQRLQGRSWIMGEDYSIADIAVFPWVRNLVGFYEAGELVEFERFSNVQRVLQAFVARPAVIKGLATPARG
- a CDS encoding amidase is translated as MIEVTELSIAELRAALEAGQTTAVELVQAYLARIDAYDAASTPTRLNAVVVRNPDALKEAQAADERRARGATLGPLDGIPYTAKDSYLVKGLTAASGSPAFKDLVAYRDAFTVERLRGAGAICLGKTNMPPMANGGMQRGVYGRAESPYNAAYLTAPFASGSSNGAGTATAASFAAFGLAEETWSSGRGPASNNGLCAYTPSRGVISVRGNWPLTPTMDVVVPYARTMADLLEILDIVVADDPDNRGDLWRLQPWVAIPKASDIRPAAYADLAAKADALAGKRFGVPRMFINQDDAAGTSENPGIDGPTGQRIHTRASVIDLWEAARKALEAAGAEVIEVDFPLVSNCEGDRPGAPTVYNRGIVTPEFLHDELWELSGWAFDDFLRANGDPKLNTLADVDGPQIFPHDPGTLPNREGDLAAGMDEYVNMAKRGLKNWDQIETLPDGLRGLEHTRKLDLEDWMDNLGLDAVLFPTVADVGPADADVNPASADIAWSNGVWVANGNLAIRHLGVPTVTVPMGVMADIGMPAGLTFAGRAYDDSALLRFAAAFESTGSKRLVPPRTPPLSRG
- a CDS encoding tRNA (adenine(22)-N(1))-methyltransferase; this encodes MNEQTLSMRLERVAAHVPAGARLADIGSDHAYLPVALMRRGAIEAAVAGEVALTPFHAAERSVRESDLGQRISVRLADGLAAIEAGDAITAISICGMGGERIRDILDSGKARLSGQERLILQPNGGEQPLRQWLMESGYRILCEEVLRENRFAYEIIVAERSGPVTYSAEELYFGPLQMQARSPAFLAKWQRLLRLKQQTLAYFAQARQEVPEKKVQKVAQQTQWITELLA
- a CDS encoding NmrA family NAD(P)-binding protein, giving the protein MLYSACPAVPAPQPLMLSCAPASLCASWCATWAERGAEVAVADLTDLAAMTQALSQVQGAYVVSPQHYSREDLFERAELIAEITARAAIAADVPRLVALSSVGADRESGTGWIRMNRMFEQRLTDAGVSTVFLRAAYFMENWMPMVGQAMRSGTLPTFLAPPQRLLPMVATVDVGSAAAALLQEKRTGTCAVTLAGPKDYAPNDVAAIVSATLEKPVDVAVLPETEWPEALADAHFSKAALAGFTEMTRGLNCSHIDIKSDPRAVEWVGTTPLERVIGELVQRQQ
- a CDS encoding LysR family transcriptional regulator, which gives rise to MRQVDLSRVDLNLLKLFEALVRERSVTQAGLRLGLSQPAASRALGRLRTMLGDRLVVRGKLGLELTPRGEMLAAPVAKLLDDARGIVSPAVFDPASATGRITIAAHDHLSLTVLAGLIARFERHAPALSLHIAQPVGDNVRLVEQGDVDLALGIFETLPGSLHRRRLYADSLVCVVRSDHPYVTDGLSLERYVTLRHITVTISGVGESAVEVALSTLGLTRQVALRVPHFLAGAMLVADSDMILTLPSRLARLLAKRLPLALLDLPLKVAPLSPAMIWNERFHGDPAHVWVRQQLVDVVASFNTAG